In Lineus longissimus chromosome 13, tnLinLong1.2, whole genome shotgun sequence, one genomic interval encodes:
- the LOC135498133 gene encoding 3-hydroxyisobutyryl-CoA hydrolase, mitochondrial-like isoform X1, which translates to MAFRPRLFPFYKRSLSRCSIILQHLRMNSQAATDEVLLETIGDKGVITLNRPKALNALNLSMIRTIYPQLKAWEDDPAMKMIMIKGAGNRAFCAGGDIVAVTEAGKVGDPLSQHFFKEEYILNNAIGTLHIPFVALINGITMGGGVGLSVHGSFRVATEKTLFAMPETDIGLFPDVGGSYFLPRLGGKLGVFLALTGFRLKGLDVQKAGVATHYVKSEMVPIIEKELLDLEFPDTGDIAHILDRYQKETLTKDGDADFILKPRMEKINKLFKGDRMEDIFTQLEQDGSEWALSQLALLKKMSPTSMKVTLRQINEGGRLSLQDCFQMEYRLSQRFMEDKDFYEGVRAVLLDKDKKPKWNPDTIKDVSDDHVSHYFSPLPSDQELTL; encoded by the exons ATGGCCTTTAGACCACGATTGTTTCCTTTCTACAAAAGGTCCTTGTCAAGGTGCAGCATTATTCTCCAGCATCTG CGGATGAATTCGCAAGCTGCAACAGATGAGGTCCTTCTAGAAACTATTGGAGACAAGGGTGTTATCACTCTGAACCGACCGAAAGCTCTCAATGCTTTGAATCTGTCCATGATACGAACTATTTATCCACAATTAAAG GCCTGGGAGGATGACCCAGctatgaagatgatcatgataaagggTGCAGGGAACAGAGCATTTTGTGCTGGAGGTGATATTGTAG CTGTAACGGAGGCTGGGAAAGTTGGCGACCCACTGTCACAACACTTCTTTAAGGAAGAGTACATTCTCAACAATGCCATAGGTACACTACATATTCCCTTCGTGGCCCTCATTAACGGGATCACAATGGGTGGG GGGGTTGGTTTATCAGTGCATGGTTCATTCAGAGTAGCCACAGAGAAGACGTTGTTTGCCATGCCAGAGACAGACATAGGTTTATTCCCTGATGTTGGTGGCAGTTACTTTCTGCCTAGACTTGGTGGCAAGTTGGGGGTTTTCCTTGCATTGACCGGTTTCCGGTTGAAGGGTCTTGACGTGCAGAAGGCAGGAGTCGCCACCCATTATGTCAAGTCAGAGATG GTGCCAATTATAGAAAAAGAACTTCTAGATTTAGAGTTTCCCGACACTGGAGACATTGCTCACATATTAGACCGTTATCAAAAAGAG ACTTTAACAAAAGATGGCGATGCAGACTTTATCCTCAAACCTCGCATGGAAAAGATCAATAAGTTATTTAAAGGTGATAGGATGGAAGACATCTTCACACAACTCGAGCAGGATGGCTCTGAATGGGCGCTCAGTCAGTTAGCATTGTTAAAAAAAATG TCCCCTACATCCATGAAGGTCACGTTACGCCAAATTAACGAAGGAGGGAGGCTGAGCTTGCAGGATTGTTTCCAGATGGAGTACCGACTCAGTCAGAGGTTCATGGAGGACAAGGACTTCTATGAGGGAGTGAGAGCAG TTCTCCTGGATAAAGACAAGAAGCCCAAGTGGAACCCTGACACTATCAAGGATGTTTCTGACGACCATGTCTCCCATTACTTCTCACCGCTCCCGTCTGATCAAGAACTAACATTGTAG
- the LOC135498133 gene encoding 3-hydroxyisobutyryl-CoA hydrolase, mitochondrial-like isoform X2, with amino-acid sequence MNSQAATDEVLLETIGDKGVITLNRPKALNALNLSMIRTIYPQLKAWEDDPAMKMIMIKGAGNRAFCAGGDIVAVTEAGKVGDPLSQHFFKEEYILNNAIGTLHIPFVALINGITMGGGVGLSVHGSFRVATEKTLFAMPETDIGLFPDVGGSYFLPRLGGKLGVFLALTGFRLKGLDVQKAGVATHYVKSEMVPIIEKELLDLEFPDTGDIAHILDRYQKETLTKDGDADFILKPRMEKINKLFKGDRMEDIFTQLEQDGSEWALSQLALLKKMSPTSMKVTLRQINEGGRLSLQDCFQMEYRLSQRFMEDKDFYEGVRAVLLDKDKKPKWNPDTIKDVSDDHVSHYFSPLPSDQELTL; translated from the exons ATGAATTCGCAAGCTGCAACAGATGAGGTCCTTCTAGAAACTATTGGAGACAAGGGTGTTATCACTCTGAACCGACCGAAAGCTCTCAATGCTTTGAATCTGTCCATGATACGAACTATTTATCCACAATTAAAG GCCTGGGAGGATGACCCAGctatgaagatgatcatgataaagggTGCAGGGAACAGAGCATTTTGTGCTGGAGGTGATATTGTAG CTGTAACGGAGGCTGGGAAAGTTGGCGACCCACTGTCACAACACTTCTTTAAGGAAGAGTACATTCTCAACAATGCCATAGGTACACTACATATTCCCTTCGTGGCCCTCATTAACGGGATCACAATGGGTGGG GGGGTTGGTTTATCAGTGCATGGTTCATTCAGAGTAGCCACAGAGAAGACGTTGTTTGCCATGCCAGAGACAGACATAGGTTTATTCCCTGATGTTGGTGGCAGTTACTTTCTGCCTAGACTTGGTGGCAAGTTGGGGGTTTTCCTTGCATTGACCGGTTTCCGGTTGAAGGGTCTTGACGTGCAGAAGGCAGGAGTCGCCACCCATTATGTCAAGTCAGAGATG GTGCCAATTATAGAAAAAGAACTTCTAGATTTAGAGTTTCCCGACACTGGAGACATTGCTCACATATTAGACCGTTATCAAAAAGAG ACTTTAACAAAAGATGGCGATGCAGACTTTATCCTCAAACCTCGCATGGAAAAGATCAATAAGTTATTTAAAGGTGATAGGATGGAAGACATCTTCACACAACTCGAGCAGGATGGCTCTGAATGGGCGCTCAGTCAGTTAGCATTGTTAAAAAAAATG TCCCCTACATCCATGAAGGTCACGTTACGCCAAATTAACGAAGGAGGGAGGCTGAGCTTGCAGGATTGTTTCCAGATGGAGTACCGACTCAGTCAGAGGTTCATGGAGGACAAGGACTTCTATGAGGGAGTGAGAGCAG TTCTCCTGGATAAAGACAAGAAGCCCAAGTGGAACCCTGACACTATCAAGGATGTTTCTGACGACCATGTCTCCCATTACTTCTCACCGCTCCCGTCTGATCAAGAACTAACATTGTAG